The following DNA comes from Fusarium fujikuroi IMI 58289 draft genome, chromosome FFUJ_chr03.
TGAGCATGATATAGACCCCGAGCACAATCTTGGGAGGTTAGCTAATTCAAGTCCCCATTTCTCCCCCCTTTAATTGCTGAGACTTTACGTATACAGTTTCGTATCTACTGGTCTGAACGATATTGGAGAAAGGCTTCTTATGGAGAGCTACAAGAAAAACCTCGCTTGCCAAAACGAATACCCTGGTGTTCGCGAGTAAGTACATATGGGAAGTCAATGGATGTCCAAGTTTCTAATCATAAATAGGATACATGATCGGTGCGTTGAAATACTAGGAACAGTATGGGGTGCATCATGCAACGAGAAGCCGACTGGTTGGGCGGCGTCTGGCAGTTCTGAGGCCATCTTCCTTGCAATTCTGGCTATGAAACGAAAATGGCAGGCAGAAAACGGAGGCGTGGCCCCTTTCAATGGTCCAACACTCAATATAATCACAGGAAGTCATGCTCACGTCGCGGTGACAAATGCAGCTAAAGCAAACGACATTGAGATTCGGTCAGTGGACGTAGGGCCagaaagtaattatagctttGACCCGTCCAAAATGCAGGGACTATTGGATAATTCTACAAGTAAGTTAGTCAAGACGCTTCATTGGTCTTTAAGTCATTGACAAATGTTTAGTTGGGGTTGTCTTGGTATTGGGTAATACGTATACGGGGCATTTTGACCCAATAGAGAACGTCAATACCGTTCTCGACAACTACGAACAGTTGCATGGTCGTAATATTCCCATTCATGTTGATGCAGCCAGTGGTGGATTCGTTGCGCCATTCAACTGTGGGAAACCTAATCGATGGTAAGTCCAGCGATGATAATAATGCCTATAGGCGAGTCATAACCTTTTGCTAAACTGACCTTTCAGGGACTTTACTATACCCCGCGTTATCTCTATAAACGCGTCCGGCCATAAGTTCGGTCTTACAGCTGCGGCTTTGGGCTGGATTATATGGCGCGACCAGAGATTCTTACCCTCGGACATGCTCCACCAATCTTCATACCTTTCAGGCCACCATGAGCTTCCAACACTCCGATACTCTCAATCTTCAAGTAGCGTGTTAATCCAATATTATCATTTAGCTCGTCTAGGTCGTCAAGGGTTTGAAAACATCATCCAAGATCTATTACAGCGATCTAGTGCTCTAGGCAAGACTTTGGAAGGAACGGGAATATTCACATGCATCAGTGAATCCCACAGGACCACGGAAAACACTCTACCTGTAGTTGTATTCCGTGTAAATCCTGCAGTACAAGACCAACGTCCGGAATTTACTGAGCAGTGGATCAGTGATCAACTCTTCGATAAGGGTTATAGTGTTCCATGTAAGTAAATACTCGGTCTTTCTGTTCGTTATTGCGTTTGACAATAGCTTTAGGCTCTAAACTACCTACCCATGGAGAGGACATAGAGGTTTTGCGAGTTGTTATAAGGCCAAGCCTTAAGCCTACCGTGCTGGATTCATTTATCACCGAACTTCTCTCATTACTCaatctttaaattttaattatagatagttataaaagaatatattaaaagatataatgTGATTAATAAGCAAGTAGGCcagataagtaagtaggctaaaaatcccttactttataatatttctatttaattagataattattaataacttaatatattacagtctttaaataaagctagaatacttTTtgccctttaggccctttaaaataacctaaactttagtatttaatatactataaataactataaagtaccttataatatattataatactattataatagtatttaattataatataattctattttaaatttataaaaattatttaacttaaaaaagtaaataatagtttaatttatttttaatttaaatttataaggatttcctttataactatattttataaaagaaatagctaatttcttactaactaactataatatattacctattaataagtattaaatttataactttataaagtaataattaaagctaaagatatatttattttaaagatataactattaaagagctaaatataaagatttaattattatttatagctagtttaggcttatataaaatataattataaagtataatatttaagtaaataatatttaaaactttaataaaactggctttataataggccttattatagctagaatagctattatagatttaaaaatataaaaaaggctaaaattaatataacttaaaaactaaaaatagattattataatttaaactattaaaatagaaagttaagtaattatattatttattattaatatagattaatattaccttattaattaatattaaaaatataaccttttaagtaattaggttattataataagctaaaataggtaaataaataataagctaaatcttaagtaattaaagtattttaattaatttataattaagtaattaaatatttaatattatcttttaatctttaatagttataaaagctactatttaGCtgattttaagagatattataaagagaataagattattatactttatatacttacttaaatatcttatttactttaatctcttaatattaaatactttaagctattaaaaaaggcttataattaaaaaataaagtatttaattaaatactttataatttatatttttaaaattaaattcttttttaccttttatattatatttaaggctatctttatagaaagtaatatttaaaagggTTTTAAAAGAGCTAGgcttattctttttaatttaaaaactgtaatcttaaagcttaatatatagctataaatcttaataccttttaaaaaggctatttaattattaatattataggctttaaagaccctaaagatagttattaagacttaattttaatttaaatattttaataattaaattaaatactattataatagctccttaaagttaatattaaaagccttaaagtctcttataaaaaaagtaatagctataatatataaaaatatattattaaaagctaaaatttaaaatctttaaaatataaataaaatattaaattaatattataaggtaaaaaggattaaattataaaaaggaaagattataactatatagaaagtattataaataattaattaaataaatattaatatataaatagtaattaaattattaaaaagtaataattaaagaaaattaaaataattaagtagttaatattataatatatatagtaaaggtaattataatataaagatttattaagtagtttttaagttatttaaagaggaatttagtaaataaaagctagcctttttaaactataggttaagctttttaatctataggttaaaaaggttaaggaaagtggcctacttacttatctggcctacttacttattaactacatTACTtaagatatagttataactatatagtgtggtttattaattagtaggCTACCTTTTTATACCTTAAATCTTttaacttctataatattacgACCCAACACAGTCTTACGCATGTGCACATGCATCCCCACTATTTTTCACCAATCGAAAGCTACCTACCCTGTAACAGTCAAACGCACGCCATTCGACTTGCATAACGAACAGATATAAATAGAGTCAAACTAACCAcatttaacttatatatactacagtatatatatatattcattTAGCAgtagatagaacttagctcACTAGCTATcaataaaacttctttatattaataagcctaacaTGCATTACTTGATTATTAAGAGACGTAACAATTAAGCCAAGCTCAGTATACACGCCTTACATTTCTGTAAAcataaaacctaatatagactaGTTTCctatttaaaacctataaccGTTACAcattaatagctcttatttagCATATACTGCATATACACTAAGCAATATCATACTGTTAAGATATCCAGTAATGCCAGCACCCCCATATTGCCTTATACTAGAGCACTACctaataatactaaaatagcAGCTAAAGTTTAATAGCTTTACAATACCATTTATAACTTACAGGcataaataaacttataacctactataactaataaaggAGGCAACTATAAGCACTGCAGAAGGGACCCCAGAAAAGCACTTAAGCCGCCTAAGCCAGAACCATTCAAAGGACAGGTAAGCGACATAATTCTATTccttacttaaataaaaggatacttttaattatttcctAACAGGCTAGATAGCCCCATAAAGAAGCTACTATTTACTGTACTACTAATCTAAGGAGATGCCAAGGACTGATTTGAACCTATTATAAGGGActaccttaaaaataaagaaaacctcTAGGATTAAGACATCCAGAATATCTTTAGAAACTAGAAAAATTTTAAATAAGcacttaaagataatttcAGAGTAGTTAACAAGGAACGATAGGCAGTAGCCAAACTGCTTGCACTTTAATAGCATAAGTTATACGCAGCCCATTCAGCTAAGTTTTAACAGCTAGCCGCTAAAACTCAATAGgataataacttacttatagaaatctaCTACTAAAgtctaaaagaagaagttaagGATAAACTATACTTAGCCAATAGGCCTAAAgacctaactatatatatcaCCATAGCAGTCAAAATCGACAAATAACAGTATAAACGtaaaagagagagagctaACTATAAAAGGGGAAATAATTTCAACCCTTACTACCCTAACCAATAATAAAACAACAATAACCAGGGTAACTCTCGAAACCAACAATAGCAACAAGGAAATAACCGAAATAACaccttatataaattacaTAAAAGACTGATGACTCTAGGAGTCACTTAAATAGATAACGGAAATCGCAGACTATAcaatatatttaagtataaatGTTATAACTATAACCAGTTCAGACATATAGCACGGCAATATCTACAACCTAAAAAGCCATAAGACCCTAATCACGGTAAGCAAACATTAGGACTAACATAACAGCTTAAACCTCAGATAGCTGCATAAACCTAAAcactaaaaataatataaagcagATATAAAAGACAATTTAATAGAGAAAGTAAAATCATATAGTTAGAACCCAAAAAAGAAGGGAAACcaggaaagaagaataagtTATACACTTCAgaaaaacttaaataaaaaagaatccAATAAAATAAGCTGCAAAATTAGAGATACTACAAATATATACAAGACCTAAAGAAGCGAGAACACTTCAAcaaaaaataaagagaacaaagaaaagaagtaaataaaaagaaacttaaAGAATTCAAGAAACAGctaaatatagaaaaactATAAACACTAGAAGTTATTAGGAAAGGAAAAGCTATTATCCCTAACATAAAAGATTTAGGCAAACTATCCAGACTGTTAGATAATATCCCTATCAGAATAACGCTCTAAGACAAGGAAGAACATTAAAAACAAGAGGTTAAAGCAGAAAACCAACTTCAATAAAAGAAGCAATAAAACTCCTGCAGCATAGGACATAGAGGCAAACACGCTAAGATAACCGCCTAGTACCTCTATCACCAAGACAAACagatcttatagaaatagaagtaaccctataaaaagaagattAATAAGGACGGTCTAAGGATTTACAACATGCAGGAAGATATCTGCATATAAGGAGCCAGGGAATATTAGGATATAGAAACAGAAAGCAAGGTCTATATCAGGGCTTACCACACTAACAACACTCTAAACCTACTGCACCTAAAACCtatccttaatatataggataatatataaatactgcCGACATACCCTTAATACAACAAGATAGCCTAGGTTTCATGCAAAAACCATTAGTGCAAGCAACACAAGCTAGAcaaaataaataataactgTTTtcctatatctataaatagaacACCTAACGACAAACCCTATCTAACAAATGAAATAAAaggatacttaatatacctttagtaTAACTATCTTAAAGTAGCAGAACTTCAATTTAGTATAgcactttatagaaaaaCACATAAGGtcaataaattaatataagaaattaaagaaaatataaagattattaaagacgcaaaaaaagaatttaacgATATTACCTaaggaagatataaatatcttcAAAAGAAACCCTTAATCAACAATACCAGCTCAAAAGACGCTAAGGAAATTCAATATTAATAGGAGGCAGATAGCCTATACCTAATATAAGATATCCTATTAAGACAGAAATAACCAAGCAAATACAAGACCTTAGACAAAAagtcaaaagaagaataccAATAACAGCTATTCAATAAGGAATTTCTTAACGACTGCCCCAACAGAGAAGGATATAACGACAGTAACTACAAACAAACGCACCAAAATACATCAGGAAAAGTcatatactatctataaccAAACTACAGATAAGCCAACAAACTAGACAAAAACAACTCAGACCAACAAATACGCTAGGACTATATAAAGATCCTACACCATAACGCCTAATACTAAAAGTTTAGATTAAGGGAAAATAGCTAAACACTTAGATTGATTATAGAGCTAAACGAAATTTTATCGACCTAAAAATAGTCACACAGCTAAAACTACcataaagaaagaaaaagagaccCTACCTGCTAATCAATACAGAAGgataactatttaattacaACAACAGAATCATTAATCAAGAGATTGATCaccttaaggtctttatctaAGGAAAAAATCAGGGAATAGACTTCAATATCCTTCCTTTAGATCAGGAAGTTAATATCCTCCTAGGTATTGATTGGCTATGAAAGAAGAACCCCCACATTGACTAGAGGATTGGCCAAGTCACCTTTTCTAGTGACGCCAACAGAGATAACAGGACAATCACAATAAATAACGAGAGATCTCAAACCCTGACTGATAAGGACAGCATAGGTACGCATAAAGCAAAGAATTCACTACCTCTAACAGGAGTTAAGCATAAGTAcataaaaggcaagaaacaacaaaatTAACAGATCCTAGGGCTCCTTAAAACACAACTATACAGCCTAGACGAACAACTATAAATCCAAAAGgaactcaagaagaaggaacagCAAGACCAACTTAAGAATATACCAGAAGAATACTGTATCTACAAGAAACTATTCAGCAAAGAACTCAAAACAAAGGTACCACAGCACAGCTGCTAGGACCAcaaaatatagcttaaatcagAAGACTTGCCATTCCAGAAGATTTATAACCTCaacaaaaaagaattaaCAACTTTAAAGGAATACCTAGAAACAGAACTGGCAAAAGGAAACATCAGGATATCCATATTATCAGCAGGATTTCCAGTAATATTTATTCCTAAAAAGAACGGGAAATTAcaacttattatagactatAGAAGGTTAAACGCCCTTACCATTAAGGATAGGACCCCACTTCCGCTTATCACGGAACTCAAGAACCGCCTACAAAAAAAACAGATCTTTACCGCTCTTAACCTTAAAGGAGCCTACAACCTAATCCGCATCAAGGAAGGAGACGAATAGAAAACGGCATTCAGAATCAAGTTTAGACTCTTTAAGTATCTAGTAATGCCATTCGGACTTACTAATACACCCGCAACGTTTCAGCAGATAATTAATAACATACTTTAACAGTACTTAAACGTCTTTATAGTATGCTACCTAGACAATATCCTAATCTTCTTAGATAACAAAAAGGAACACAAGGAATACatctataaggttttaaGAGCCTTATAAGACGCCAACCTACTAATTAAACCAGAAAAGAGTCACTTCCATATAAAAGAAGTAGACTTCTTAGGACACACCATCACACCTAGAGAAATCAGGataaaacaaaagaaaatcTCAGTAGTAGCAGATTAGCCAATACCCAAGACAGTCAAGGAGGTATAGAGCTTCTTAGGTTTCGCCAACTATTACCGACAATTCATTAGAGATTTCAGTAAGATAGCAAATCCATTAACAGAACTCACCAAGAAGGAACAAAAGTTCATTTAGATACCTAACATCCAAAAAGCATTTAAACAGCTACAAAACGCAATCCTCAGCAAACCTATACTAGTCATATTCAACcctaataaggaaatagaacttaagacCAACTTATTAGACTTCGCACTAGAAGGACAGATTAGTTAACATAACGATCAGGGCAAATTACACCCTATTACATTCTACTTGCATAAATTACATAAAGCAGAACTCAACTACCCTATCTACAATAAAGAATTCCTAGcaattattaactatttcaAGGAATTCTAACactaccttataaaaagtatacACCAGATTAAAGTTTATACTAACCATTAGAACATTTTACACTTCACCACGATATAAGAACTTAATCGACAATAATTGCATTAtgctaaatacctatataaatttaactttataatcaTTCACCAGAAAGGATTAGATAATAGGAGAGCAGATGCAATTAGCAGAAAACCAGATTACAATACTGGCATAACCAAGGCAACAGAATAACTCCTAGAGAAAAATAACAAAAGAGAATACCAGTTTATACAACTAATACAGATACTAGGATAGATATAAACGACACAAGCAAGAGAAACCCCAAGAGATATACAGAAATTTATTAGAAGCTTTTACTTACACCCGATACACAGACATTAAAGAGTAATAAAAACTCTAAAACGACTGCTACAATAAGGGTACAGGATTTCACAAAAAACAGTAAAAGAAGTTATTAgataatataacctttacGCAAAAACCAAAGCCTAACAATACAAACCTTATAGAGAACTATAACCACTACCAGTAATACAATAACCctaagacttaattataatagactttataacTAAGTTACTACTATTAGAAGAACCCTCAACCagaatcttctataatagtattataattatagtaaatcGACTTATAAAATTCTCTTACTACCTACCCTATAGAGAAGACACAGACGCTAAGCAACTTACATATATcttctatagatatattaccagtatatataaaatgcCAACAGAGATTCTCttagataaaagaaaaacgTTTGCATTAAGATTTTAGAAAGCACTTATAGCGCATTTAggactaaattataggcttataATAGCATTCAGACCGCAAGTAAATAGACAGATAGAATAAATAAACCAAGTACTAGAACAGTACCTgcagtattatattaattataaataaaataattaggtTGAAAAGCTACCTTATGCCTAACTTGCTTATAATActgcttataataaaagtatataacttatactatctaatGCCAACTTTAGATTTACACTAGATGCATACCATAACGCATAAAAACCTAAGACGATTAATCTAGCCGCCATACTTAAAAGTAACGATCTAAGaaacctatataaagaactataGATAGAACtagaatttataagaaaaCGGATGTAACGGTACTATAATCCTAAAAGAGTAGGAAGGCCTACCTTTTTAGAGGGGGATATAGTCtacctatctataaaaaatatcaCCACTAAACGATTAAGTTATAAACTTGACTTTAAATATATCAGactatataagattattaagaaggttttaaaaaataattacgAATTAGACCTACTACTGAAGGTCAGGATCCACCCTGTCTTTCATATCTCACTACTTAAATTAGCAGCAGACAcaatttatattaaaaccaGCAACAAACcaaaagaaattaatagacCAGAACTTTATGAAATAAAAGAAGTCAGGGATATGCaaaaaattaatagataaataaggTACCTAATTAAATGGAAAAACTACCTAGAAAGCGAAAATATATAGGAACTACCAAAATACCTCATTAATACCCAGTAACTTCTAAAGAACTTCCATTAACTCTAAGAAAAAAGGAATCAGGCATAGAACTCCAGTCAATAACCCTATAGTCTTCTAACAATTAAATATCATTTAGCGCAGACAACTTAGCAGCTTAACGATCAGATGACTCTTAAGTCTCTAACGCCTCTAACTCATTAAGATCCTCATAACCACAACAAACCatttcagcagccttctcataAAGATACTTCTCTTAACGACATAAACGCTACAGATACACCAAAGCCTCTTAAAGATTAGCCTCAGCCTACTCTTTCTACTCATTAATACAGTCTTTTTCACGCAATATACGCATAACTACCAGGTCAGTAAGTAAGGGAatatagaagaaagaaggacaaACAAGCTTAAAAAGTCACTCCCCCAAAATCACAATTAGtatacttcttaaagatGCAAAAATTGCATTACTGCTTGCCCTTAGccactatatattatagacGGTTAGCCTAAAAACAAGCCAAATAACAAGGCATCTCAAAACCAaatttatagattaatttagAAATATCTTTACGGCATTTAGAAGCTATTTTAGGACAATTAACACGCTTAAAGACACAGCTAGATATATTATCAGCAGGAAAAATATTTACAGAAGTAAGTTCAGAATACACTGACAATTCCACACTTAGTCGCTTATAGGCCTTAAGGACAAGACCCTAAAGAGGGGAGAGATTATATTACAACCTAACACAGTCTTACGCACATGTATATACACCCCTACTATTTTTCACCAATTGaaagctacctaccctataaCAGTCAAACGCATGCTATTTAACTTACATAACAAATAGACACAAATAGAGTCAAACTAACTACATTCGACTTATATACactacagtatatatatacattcatttagcagtaaatagaacttaactCAccagctattaataaaacttctttatatcaataagcctaatatgcattacttaattattaagagacgTAATAATTAAGCCAAGCTTAGTATACACACCTTACGTTTCTGcaaatataaaacctaatacGGACTAGTTTCCTGTTTGAAACCCACAACCATCATATATAACTTACTAAAAACCACacttaagttaatttaaaagacTAGCATTTAATACTTCT
Coding sequences within:
- a CDS encoding related to glutamate decarboxylase yields the protein MDPDRYQSSEEIFAGLPTDTLGNGLPASFVKSGIDRLLEHDIDPEHNLGSFVSTGLNDIGERLLMESYKKNLACQNEYPGVREIHDRCVEILGTVWGASCNEKPTGWAASGSSEAIFLAILAMKRKWQAENGGVAPFNGPTLNIITGSHAHVAVTNAAKANDIEIRSVDVGPESNYSFDPSKMQGLLDNSTIGVVLVLGNTYTGHFDPIENVNTVLDNYEQLHGRNIPIHVDAASGGFVAPFNCGKPNRWDFTIPRVISINASGHKFGLTAAALGWIIWRDQRFLPSDMLHQSSYLSGHHELPTLRYSQSSSSVLIQYYHLARLGRQGFENIIQDLLQRSSALGKTLEGTGIFTCISESHRTTENTLPVVVFRVNPAVQDQRPEFTEQWISDQLFDKGYSVPCSKLPTHGEDIEVLRVVIRPSLKPTVLDSFITELLSLLNL